Proteins encoded in a region of the Teredinibacter purpureus genome:
- the bcp gene encoding thioredoxin-dependent thiol peroxidase: MAFPKVGNKAPAFSLKNQNGETIKLSDYAGKNNVVLYFYPKAMTPGCTTQACGIRDTQSEFKAIDTVVFAVSPDPVERLKRFEDKQGLNFDLLSDEDLTIAEKYGVWGLKKFMGREFMGILRTTFIIGKDGRLAYIMDKVKTKSHHDDVISYISENLI; encoded by the coding sequence ATGGCCTTTCCTAAAGTTGGCAACAAAGCACCTGCATTTTCGTTGAAAAATCAAAATGGCGAGACGATAAAGTTATCAGATTATGCGGGAAAGAATAATGTAGTACTCTATTTTTACCCGAAGGCAATGACGCCAGGTTGCACGACACAAGCTTGCGGTATTAGAGATACTCAATCTGAATTTAAAGCAATCGATACCGTGGTGTTTGCGGTTAGCCCTGATCCGGTGGAGCGATTAAAACGGTTCGAAGACAAGCAGGGCCTCAATTTTGATCTTTTGTCAGACGAGGATTTAACTATTGCAGAAAAGTATGGTGTTTGGGGGCTTAAAAAGTTTATGGGGCGAGAGTTTATGGGTATTTTGCGTACGACTTTTATAATAGGGAAGGATGGTCGCCTAGCCTATATTATGGATAAGGTCAAAACGAAAAGTCACCATGATGATGTAATATCTTACATTTCAGAAAACTTGATTTAG
- a CDS encoding malate dehydrogenase produces the protein MKAPVRVAVTGAAGQISYSLLFRIAAGEMLGKDQPVILQMLEITPALEALKGVAMELDDCAFPLLHGMVCTDDANVAFKDAEYALLVGARPRGPGMERKDLLEANAAIFSVQGKAINDHASRDIKVLVVGNPANTNALIAQRNAPDINPRQFTAMMRLDHNRAMTALGQKLGESINDISKMTIWGNHSSTQYPDLFHALVNNEVAIDKVEKSWYEESFIPTVQQRGAAIIKARGASSAASAANAAIFHIRDWALGTTDGDWVSMGVYSDGSYGIEEGLIYSFPCTCEGGDWKIVQGLSIDEFSQARMIASEDELKEERDAVKSLLPA, from the coding sequence CGGCGCTGCAGGCCAAATTAGTTATTCATTGTTGTTTAGAATTGCAGCAGGAGAAATGCTAGGTAAAGACCAGCCTGTTATTTTACAGATGCTAGAAATTACACCAGCGCTGGAAGCCCTAAAAGGCGTGGCAATGGAATTGGATGATTGTGCATTCCCGCTATTGCACGGGATGGTCTGTACCGATGACGCAAATGTTGCGTTCAAAGATGCTGAATACGCTTTACTGGTTGGCGCGCGCCCTCGAGGCCCAGGTATGGAGCGTAAAGACTTATTGGAAGCGAATGCGGCCATTTTTTCTGTGCAAGGCAAAGCGATCAATGATCACGCTTCACGCGATATCAAAGTACTCGTTGTTGGTAATCCAGCGAATACCAATGCACTTATTGCTCAGCGTAACGCTCCAGATATTAACCCTCGTCAGTTTACGGCAATGATGCGTCTTGATCATAATCGCGCGATGACTGCCTTAGGTCAAAAATTAGGCGAATCGATTAACGATATTAGCAAAATGACAATATGGGGTAATCACTCCTCAACACAGTATCCTGATCTGTTCCATGCGCTTGTTAACAATGAAGTGGCTATCGATAAAGTCGAGAAAAGCTGGTACGAAGAAAGCTTCATTCCAACCGTACAGCAGCGTGGGGCAGCTATTATCAAGGCCCGTGGGGCGTCTAGCGCAGCTTCTGCAGCCAATGCAGCAATATTCCATATACGAGATTGGGCTCTAGGTACCACCGACGGTGATTGGGTGAGCATGGGCGTATACAGCGATGGAAGCTACGGCATTGAAGAAGGGTTAATCTATTCTTTCCCCTGTACGTGTGAAGGCGGCGATTGGAAAATTGTGCAAGGTTTGAGTATTGATGAGTTTTCACAAGCTCGCATGATTGCATCTGAGGATGAATTGAAAGAAGAACGTGATGCAGTAAAGTCCCTATTGCCAGCGTAA